A single genomic interval of Wolbachia endosymbiont of Diaphorina citri harbors:
- a CDS encoding IS6 family transposase, translated as MLRISPKLLPYFKGFSFSAEIIMLSVYMKCRFSLSYRDLEEMMSIRGAKIDHATLQRWIIRFVPLIDEEVRKRKKQVGSSWRMDETYIKLNGKWVYLYRALDSLGNTVDFLMCTRRDKSAALAFFRKAFRRNNLPEKVVIDKSGSNIAAIDDLNTEIPEPYRITVFQVRYLNNIVEQDHRFIKKLIKPMLGFKSFHSAKITITGIENIRMIQKRQIIKANDNGSTFENFAMLMAL; from the coding sequence ATGTTGCGTATTAGTCCAAAATTATTGCCCTATTTCAAAGGATTTAGCTTTTCAGCAGAGATAATAATGTTATCAGTATACATGAAGTGTCGATTTTCTTTGAGCTATCGAGATTTGGAAGAAATGATGAGTATAAGAGGAGCGAAAATTGATCATGCTACGCTACAAAGGTGGATTATCAGATTTGTGCCACTGATAGATGAAGAGGTGAGGAAAAGGAAGAAGCAGGTTGGCAGTAGCTGGAGAATGGACGAGACCTACATAAAATTAAACGGTAAATGGGTTTATCTATACAGAGCACTAGATAGTCTCGGCAATACTGTAGACTTTCTGATGTGTACTCGTAGAGACAAGTCTGCAGCACTTGCATTCTTTCGTAAAGCCTTTAGAAGGAATAATCTTCCTGAGAAAGTAGTAATTGATAAAAGCGGCAGTAATATTGCTGCTATTGATGACTTGAATACGGAAATTCCTGAACCTTATAGAATCACGGTTTTTCAAGTAAGATATCTAAATAATATTGTTGAACAAGATCATAGATTTATCAAAAAATTAATAAAACCAATGCTTGGGTTTAAAAGCTTCCATTCTGCAAAGATTACCATCACAGGCATAGAAAATATTCGTATGATTCAAAAAAGACAAATTATTAAAGCTAATGATAATGGTTCTACTTTTGAAAATTTTGCTATGTTAATGGCTCTATAA
- a CDS encoding Rpn family recombination-promoting nuclease/putative transposase translates to MALSKFLDPKLDLTFKKIFGTEKNKNILIHFLNDILGFTGVNAIQDVEFLSTIMNPEIASDKQSIVDVLCKDSLGNRYIAEMQLARDKGFEKRAQLYAAKAYSRQSGNYIDFKTVFFIAISNSTLFPSDVYYISTHNIRDIKTNGHYLKDFQFVFIELPKFTKSKVEQLETTVERWCFFFKYAEETTDEDLRKIAEKSPIIKLAYDELDKFHWNEKDLVAYEERVMDLQKEAAILEQKLDDATHKGRQEGRQEGRQEGRQEGIQIGHQKGKIEGKIEVAKNSLKAGVSIDVIAKITGLSLDEIKKLI, encoded by the coding sequence ATGGCTCTTTCGAAGTTTCTCGATCCAAAATTAGATTTAACATTTAAGAAAATCTTCGGTACTGAAAAAAATAAGAATATCCTTATCCATTTTTTGAATGATATCTTAGGCTTTACTGGAGTCAATGCTATTCAGGATGTTGAGTTCCTCAGCACCATTATGAACCCTGAGATTGCTTCTGATAAACAAAGCATCGTTGATGTCCTCTGTAAGGATTCTCTCGGAAATAGGTATATTGCGGAAATGCAGCTCGCTCGTGATAAAGGCTTTGAGAAACGTGCCCAACTTTATGCTGCTAAAGCCTACTCAAGACAGTCTGGCAATTACATTGATTTTAAAACTGTTTTCTTTATTGCTATTTCTAATAGTACTCTTTTTCCTTCAGATGTTTATTATATTTCCACTCATAATATACGCGATATAAAGACTAACGGACACTATTTAAAAGATTTTCAATTTGTCTTCATTGAACTACCTAAATTTACAAAAAGTAAAGTAGAACAGTTGGAAACTACTGTTGAGAGATGGTGCTTTTTCTTTAAGTATGCAGAAGAAACAACTGATGAAGATTTAAGAAAAATAGCAGAAAAGTCACCGATAATAAAGTTAGCGTATGACGAGTTAGATAAATTTCATTGGAATGAGAAAGATCTTGTAGCTTATGAAGAAAGGGTAATGGATTTACAGAAAGAAGCTGCTATCTTGGAACAAAAACTTGATGATGCTACTCACAAAGGTAGACAAGAAGGTAGACAAGAAGGTAGACAAGAAGGTAGGCAAGAAGGCATCCAAATCGGCCATCAAAAAGGTAAAATTGAAGGTAAAATTGAAGTTGCAAAAAATTCACTTAAGGCCGGTGTCTCTATTGATGTTATCGCTAAAATCACAGGCCTTTCTTTAGATGAGATTAAGAAATTAATTTAA